Genomic window (Gemmatimonadota bacterium):
CCGGTGCCACAGAAAGCGGGCTTCCGCCAGCTTAAGGGCCGTCGCCGCCGTCTTGTGCTGTCCCTGCGACCCGAAGGCCTGCAGCGAGACCCCGTTCATCCGGATGGACAGGTCGTCCCGGTGGGGCCCCACCTCCGTCATGCACCGCACCCTCTCCCGCGGCGCCGCCCGGTCCAGCGCCTCCTCGAAGGCTTGCTCGACATCGGCGAGGGCCTCGTATTCGAAGGATGGCGCGTAGTCGATCTCGAGGCACTCGTTGTCGTCGCTGACGGCGGCGTGTATGCGGCTGGCTTCTTCCTTCAGGTCCTCGACGACTTCCACCCGCTTTCTCATGATCCGGCTGCCCAGCGCGACCAGCGGGGCGTTCCAGACCTCCAGGCCCTCCGTCTTCCCCGGCCGCTCCTGGTACGCGCGCAGCGCTTCGTTGCGTTGCCGGACCACCCGCCTGTATTCCTGCAGGGCCGAAAGATACGCCGCGTTGGACTGCGAGATCGCGATGTCGAGGAATCGCCGGCGCGAGCCCGGCGAGCCCTGGACCAGCCTCCGGTCGTCCGGCGAAATCACGACGGCGGCCAGGATACCGTACAGGTCAGACAGGTTCCGCCGGGGCGACTCGTTTACAAAAACCTTCTTCCCCGTCGGGCGGGCGTATCGGATCTGTACCTCGACCTCCCTGCCCTCCGCGGAGCGACCCTGCCCCTGTATCAGGAAGTGGTCCGCCCCCATCCGCACGAGATCCCGGTCCTGTGCCTCGCGGCAGGACCGGGCCACGCACAGGTAGTAAACCGCTTCCAGAAGGTTGGTTTTTCCTTGTCCGTTCGATCCGATGAAAACATTCGTTTGCAAATCACAGGCCAGCGACAGGGATGCGTAATTCCTGAAATGACTGAGGGACAGCCCTTGAAGGTGCACCTTAGCTTTCCGCCTCGGTCGTCCTGAAGGGCATGATCAGGCACTGGTAGTCCTCGCCCTCCGCTTCCTCCCCGGACGGGGTGATGATGCCCGCGCTGACCGGCGTATCCAGTTTGAAAACCACCTCTTCGCTCTCGATCCGCTCCACGACGTCGAGGAGGTAGCGGAAATCGTAGGTCGTATCCATGGCTTCGCCTTCGTATTCGGCCGGCAATTCTTCCCGGGCCTCGCCGCCGATATCGTGGCTGAAGGAACTCAATTCGACGAAACCCGGCCGGAAGGAATACCGGATCTGCCGGGTGGAGGGGTTGGACAACACGGACACCCGGCGGACGGCGCTCTCCAGCTCCTCGCGGTTCACCTTGACCACCTTGTCGTTGCCCGTGGGAATCACCCGCTCGTAGTCCGGATAGGTCGCTTCGATCAGCCTGGCGAACAACCTGGCGTTCTCCAGTTCGAACAGGACGTGGTTCTCGCCGATGGTTATCCGGGACGGCGAATCCGATTCCCCGATGAGGCGCGAGAGGTTGTTCAGCGCCTTGGGCGGCACGATGATTCCCTCCGTGGCCGCATCGGAAACATCGCAGGGGAGCGTCGTCTTGGCCAGCCGGTGCCCATCGGTGGCCACCATCCGTACGGCGCCCCGGCCTATGCGCAGGAACGCGCCCCAGAGACTCGGGTGGATCTCGTCCTTCGATACGGCGTACACCGTCTTCCGGATCAGCCGCTGCAGCGAAGAC
Coding sequences:
- the recF gene encoding DNA replication/repair protein RecF, yielding MHLQGLSLSHFRNYASLSLACDLQTNVFIGSNGQGKTNLLEAVYYLCVARSCREAQDRDLVRMGADHFLIQGQGRSAEGREVEVQIRYARPTGKKVFVNESPRRNLSDLYGILAAVVISPDDRRLVQGSPGSRRRFLDIAISQSNAAYLSALQEYRRVVRQRNEALRAYQERPGKTEGLEVWNAPLVALGSRIMRKRVEVVEDLKEEASRIHAAVSDDNECLEIDYAPSFEYEALADVEQAFEEALDRAAPRERVRCMTEVGPHRDDLSIRMNGVSLQAFGSQGQHKTAATALKLAEARFLWHRLQAPPLLLLDDIFAEIDAARTGRLMEMVPAYGQTFITTAKESDIGDYRRGITRFRVHGGAVTPYD
- the dnaN gene encoding DNA polymerase III subunit beta yields the protein MKITIPSSSTLMSGIQTVLNVVPPKTTLPILSNMLLETEDGHLTIGATDLDIFIMTKIPAQISGEGSITVPGRKFAEMVRELPDAPVDIEVDGVKVIIRCDRGVFRLVGISKDEYPALPDVTSEQTIEIPSSSLQRLIRKTVYAVSKDEIHPSLWGAFLRIGRGAVRMVATDGHRLAKTTLPCDVSDAATEGIIVPPKALNNLSRLIGESDSPSRITIGENHVLFELENARLFARLIEATYPDYERVIPTGNDKVVKVNREELESAVRRVSVLSNPSTRQIRYSFRPGFVELSSFSHDIGGEAREELPAEYEGEAMDTTYDFRYLLDVVERIESEEVVFKLDTPVSAGIITPSGEEAEGEDYQCLIMPFRTTEAES